The genomic window TAAAAATAAAAAATGGGGATACATTGCCACTTACGGACAGCAGACTTTAGCAAAAAAAGAAGATAATCTGGGAATGGCAGTCTTCTACCCTCTTGAAATTTTTGATAAATATGTAAAAACAAAATCCACTCACACCGTAGTTTTTAAGAAAACGAAGAGTGTTTCCTATTACTTTCTTGGAGCATGGTCTCAGGAACCCAATGGTCTGACGACAGAAGAAGCTTTCTATCAGGACTTGGATAAAAAACTGGATATTTTAGATAAAAATAATCAACTTTAAAGTTTAAAATCATGAATTTCATTAACAACAATATAAAAGCATACACTTTTGCAATTTTAGGATCAGGAATGTTCCTGGCTTGTGCTCAAACAAAATCCGCAGCAACTTCAAAACCGGCAACCGAAATTTCAAAATCCGGAAAAGTAGTTCCCGTTAATTTAAAATGGTCGGAAAGAATGATGCTTTCGGAAATGCACCGCTTCCCCGAATCCTGGATGCTCGATTTCAGCAAAAGCCCGAAATGGACGTATCCATCAGCAATCGTTTTAGACGGCGCCGAGAAATTATATGAAAAAACGGGCAAGAAAGAATACTATGATTACGTCAGCAGTTTTGGCGAAAAATTAATTCAGGAAGATGGCACCATTCTTACCTATGAACTTGACAAATATAATATCGACCTACTCAATAGCGGAAATGTTCTTCTTTACCTTTATGAAAAAGAGAAAAAGGAAAAATATCTAAAAGCTTTGAAAATGCTTCGTTCGCAAATAGATGGACAGCCGAGAACATCAGAGGGCGGTTTTTGGCATAAAAAAATCTATCCTTACCAAATGTGGCTGGATGGCTTGTACATGGGACAGCCGTTTTATGCTCACTACACCAAAGATTTTGCAATAGGTGAAGAAGCAGCAAAAGCTTATAATGATGTTGTTTTACAGTTTGATTTGATTCAAAAACATTTGGTAGACAAAAAAACAGGTTTACTGTATCACGCTTGGGACGAAAGCAAAGAACAAGCCTGGGCAAACAAAGAAACCGGAGTTTCACCCAATTTCTGGGGAAGAGCCATGGGCTGGTACGGAATGGCAATGGTAGATGTGCTGGATTATTTACCGAAAGACCATCCGGGAAGGGCAAAATTGATTTCTTACTTAAAATCATACACCGATGCCATCATTAAAGTTCAGGATAAAGAAAACGGACTTTGGTATCAGGTGCTGGATAAAGCCGGACAAAAAGGAAATTACACCGAAGCTACGGCATCGTCGATGTTTGTTTATACAATCATCAAGTCGGTGAACAATGGTTATCTTCCAAAATCTTATAAATCTTATGCTAAAAAAGGCTACGACGGAATCATTAAAAACTTAATTACAGTTGATGAAAACGGAGTGGTAAATTTAAATAAATGCTGTGCAGTAGCCGGTTTAGGAGGAAAACCTTACAGAGACGGTTCTTACGAGTATTACGTAAACGAGGAAATTCGCTCCAATGATGCAAAAGGAACGGGACCATTCATTTTGGCAAGTATAGAGTTTGAAAAGTAATACTTTAAACCATTAAGGATAATTAAGAA from Chryseobacterium wanjuense includes these protein-coding regions:
- a CDS encoding glycoside hydrolase family 88/105 protein is translated as MNFINNNIKAYTFAILGSGMFLACAQTKSAATSKPATEISKSGKVVPVNLKWSERMMLSEMHRFPESWMLDFSKSPKWTYPSAIVLDGAEKLYEKTGKKEYYDYVSSFGEKLIQEDGTILTYELDKYNIDLLNSGNVLLYLYEKEKKEKYLKALKMLRSQIDGQPRTSEGGFWHKKIYPYQMWLDGLYMGQPFYAHYTKDFAIGEEAAKAYNDVVLQFDLIQKHLVDKKTGLLYHAWDESKEQAWANKETGVSPNFWGRAMGWYGMAMVDVLDYLPKDHPGRAKLISYLKSYTDAIIKVQDKENGLWYQVLDKAGQKGNYTEATASSMFVYTIIKSVNNGYLPKSYKSYAKKGYDGIIKNLITVDENGVVNLNKCCAVAGLGGKPYRDGSYEYYVNEEIRSNDAKGTGPFILASIEFEK